The Xiphias gladius isolate SHS-SW01 ecotype Sanya breed wild chromosome 4, ASM1685928v1, whole genome shotgun sequence genome includes a window with the following:
- the rab15 gene encoding ras-related protein Rab-15 isoform X1, translating to MAKQYDVLFRLLLLGDSGVGKTCLLCRFTDNEFHPSHISTIGVDFKMKTLVIDGIKVRAQIWDTAGQERYQTITKQYYRRAQGIFLVYDITSERSFQHIMKWASDVDEYAPDKVQKILVGNKSDEVDKRQVATEQGIKLAKAYGMDFYETSAFTNHNITETFTRLAEQVLAANKKDLDLLRMSTDDELNLAALEEEEGLCDSTAGDQPKSCWC from the exons ATGGCTAAACAGTACGATGTTCTCTTCCGACTCCTGCTTCTCGGAGATTCTGGGGTTGGGAAAACCTGTTTGTTATGCAGATTCACGGACAACGAATTTCACCCGTCTCACATCTCCACCATCG GAGTCGACTTCAAAATGAAGACACTAGTAATAGATGGTATCAAAGTACGGGCACAGATATG GGACACCGCAGGCCAGGAAAGGTACCAGACCATCACTAAGCAGTACTACAGACGAGCACAG GGAATCTTCCTGGTGTATGATATCACGAGTGAGCGATCCTTCCAGCACATCATGAAGTGGGCCAGTGACGTGGACGAG TATGCCCCTGACAAGGTCCAGAAGATCCTCGTAGGGAACAAGTCAGATGAGGTGGACAAAAGGCAGGTGGCCACAGAGCAAGGTATCAAG TTGGCTAAGGCTTATGGAATGGACTTCTATGAGACAAGTGCCTTCACCAACCATAATATAACAGAG ACTTTCACACGATTGGCTGAACAGGTGCTGGCGGCCAATAAAAAGGACCTGGATCTTCTCCGGATGTCCACCGACGACGAGCTCAACCTTGCCGctctggaggaagaggagggactCTGTGACAGCACGGCCGGCGACCAGCCCAAAAGCTGCTGGTGCTGA
- the rab15 gene encoding ras-related protein Rab-15 isoform X2 gives MAKQYDVLFRLLLLGDSGVGKTCLLCRFTDNEFHPSHISTIGVDFKMKTLVIDGIKVRAQIWDTAGQERYQTITKQYYRRAQGIFLVYDITSERSFQHIMKWASDVDELAKAYGMDFYETSAFTNHNITETFTRLAEQVLAANKKDLDLLRMSTDDELNLAALEEEEGLCDSTAGDQPKSCWC, from the exons ATGGCTAAACAGTACGATGTTCTCTTCCGACTCCTGCTTCTCGGAGATTCTGGGGTTGGGAAAACCTGTTTGTTATGCAGATTCACGGACAACGAATTTCACCCGTCTCACATCTCCACCATCG GAGTCGACTTCAAAATGAAGACACTAGTAATAGATGGTATCAAAGTACGGGCACAGATATG GGACACCGCAGGCCAGGAAAGGTACCAGACCATCACTAAGCAGTACTACAGACGAGCACAG GGAATCTTCCTGGTGTATGATATCACGAGTGAGCGATCCTTCCAGCACATCATGAAGTGGGCCAGTGACGTGGACGAG TTGGCTAAGGCTTATGGAATGGACTTCTATGAGACAAGTGCCTTCACCAACCATAATATAACAGAG ACTTTCACACGATTGGCTGAACAGGTGCTGGCGGCCAATAAAAAGGACCTGGATCTTCTCCGGATGTCCACCGACGACGAGCTCAACCTTGCCGctctggaggaagaggagggactCTGTGACAGCACGGCCGGCGACCAGCCCAAAAGCTGCTGGTGCTGA
- the rab15 gene encoding ras-related protein Rab-15 isoform X3 yields the protein MKTLVIDGIKVRAQIWDTAGQERYQTITKQYYRRAQGIFLVYDITSERSFQHIMKWASDVDEYAPDKVQKILVGNKSDEVDKRQVATEQGIKLAKAYGMDFYETSAFTNHNITETFTRLAEQVLAANKKDLDLLRMSTDDELNLAALEEEEGLCDSTAGDQPKSCWC from the exons ATGAAGACACTAGTAATAGATGGTATCAAAGTACGGGCACAGATATG GGACACCGCAGGCCAGGAAAGGTACCAGACCATCACTAAGCAGTACTACAGACGAGCACAG GGAATCTTCCTGGTGTATGATATCACGAGTGAGCGATCCTTCCAGCACATCATGAAGTGGGCCAGTGACGTGGACGAG TATGCCCCTGACAAGGTCCAGAAGATCCTCGTAGGGAACAAGTCAGATGAGGTGGACAAAAGGCAGGTGGCCACAGAGCAAGGTATCAAG TTGGCTAAGGCTTATGGAATGGACTTCTATGAGACAAGTGCCTTCACCAACCATAATATAACAGAG ACTTTCACACGATTGGCTGAACAGGTGCTGGCGGCCAATAAAAAGGACCTGGATCTTCTCCGGATGTCCACCGACGACGAGCTCAACCTTGCCGctctggaggaagaggagggactCTGTGACAGCACGGCCGGCGACCAGCCCAAAAGCTGCTGGTGCTGA